The genomic interval AGCCCTTGTCTTAGTAACTCAACAATGTTGTGCTCCGCCATAGTGTTAAACACCTTGAGCTTGATGTTTGACAAAGGACACACGGTCAGTGGCATTTGCGATTGTTTGAGGGTGTCAACCAAGGCCGGGTCTTCGACACAGCGAACGCCGTGATCAATTCTTTCTACGCCAAGTTGGTCGATGGAAACTTGAATATTGGCGGCCGGGCCTTCTTCTCCGGCGTGAGCTACGGTGAGAAACCCGTGCTCGCGAGCGGCGCTAAAAACGCGGGCAAACTTTTCAGGCGGGTGACCTTGCTCTGATGAGTCAAGGCCAACGGCAATAATTTGATCCTTGAAGGGCAGGGCTTGCTCGAGTGTGGTAAAAGCGTCTTGTTCTGAAAGGTGGCGTAAAAAGCACATAATAAGGTGACTGCTGATGCCAAGTTGGCGTCGGCCTTGTTCTAAAGCTTGTGAAATACCCGTGATGACAGTAGCAAAGTCGATGCCTCGCGCAATGTGAGTCTGTGGGTCAAAGAAAATTTCACAGTGCATGACGTTATCAGCTTGGCAGCGCAGCAGGTAAGCCCAAGTTAAATCGTAGAAGTCTTGTTGATGAACCAAGACGTTGGCGCCTTGATAGTAAATGTCGAGAAACGA from Vibrio sp. HB236076 carries:
- a CDS encoding adenosine deaminase, whose translation is MEAFIQALPKVELHLHIEGSLEPDLMFKLAKRNGIAIPFSSPEEVTKAYQFSNLQSFLDIYYQGANVLVHQQDFYDLTWAYLLRCQADNVMHCEIFFDPQTHIARGIDFATVITGISQALEQGRRQLGISSHLIMCFLRHLSEQDAFTTLEQALPFKDQIIAVGLDSSEQGHPPEKFARVFSAAREHGFLTVAHAGEEGPAANIQVSIDQLGVERIDHGVRCVEDPALVDTLKQSQMPLTVCPLSNIKLKVFNTMAEHNIVELLRQGLCVTINSDDPAYFGGYMTDNFLAVSQVHPLEKSEIALFTRHAINASFLSSAEKAVLEQRLDSYLEQA